One window from the genome of Emys orbicularis isolate rEmyOrb1 chromosome 10, rEmyOrb1.hap1, whole genome shotgun sequence encodes:
- the RBBP6 gene encoding E3 ubiquitin-protein ligase RBBP6 isoform X3, which yields MMSQSGHEYDPINYMKKPLGPPPPSYTCFRCGKPGHYIKNCPTNGDKNFESVPRIKKSTGIPRSFMMEVKDPNTKGAMLTNTGKYAIPTIDAEAYAIGKKEKPPFLQEEPSSSSEEDDPIPDELLCLICKDIMNDAVVIPCCGNSYCDECIRTSLLESEEHTCPTCHQTDVSPDALIANKFLRQAVNNFKNETGYTKRLRKQTQPSRQPVQRNLQPAVRPSVSRQQDPLMIPITSSPSLTSSLTPSQPSVMTTLPVNQSSATAPAADISATMSISLHSEKPEGPFHDADSVIPPAAIVTASEHSKTSSSLSISTVMEEKGYQVPVIRQPALQGQLTSQGQSIPTTGQPIRTNTVRSAGNRPGWEPSSNRGRPHSERTQRTQAPTLPASTPVFVTVPPPPLFPPPPHALPLPPGVPPPQFPPQFPPGQPPPAGYNVPPPGYPPAPANISTPWVPTAVPTAHSNTIPTTQAPPLSREEFYREQRRLKEEEKKKSKLDEFTNDFAKELMEYKKIQKERRRSFSRSKSPYSASSYSRSSYTYSKSRSGSSRSRSYSRSFSRSHSRSYSRSPPYPRRGRGKSRNYRSRSRSHGYHRSRSRSPAYRRYHSRSRSPAFRGQSPTKRTIPQGEGEREYINRYREVPPYDMKAYYGRSVDFRDPFEKERYREWERNYREWYEKFYKGYAAGAQPRPPVNRENFSPDRFGPPGSRRENSPYARGRREDFASGQSHRSRNIGSNYPEKPSGREGHNIKDPTKSKEKEAENPSGDGKGNKHKKHRKRRKGEESEGFPNAELLEGSRKPREPGGGEEIKTDSLFMLPSRDDATPVRDEPMEADSIAFKPVSEKEKKEKDKPKVKVDKTKRKTEGTATTKKDSLVKPSKAPQEKAEADREKSPRTEPPVKKAKEELPKTDSTKSTSSQKDEKALGTPRKVNPKVTKEHPETRPAKDEKAKKEHPKESKPEKPSSKEEKSKKPMEKSKPTDTKPEKRKRKAEEKEHETTSLKTSKAEVAEVKPSPKGKTEPDSEKAERSPEKDKAACLIAPAKKIKLNRETGKKIVSGENVPPTKEPAEKPEPPSSKVKQEKVKGKMRRKVTAADGSSSTLVDYTSTSSTGGSPVRKSEEKPDAKRTVIKTMEEYNNDITAPAEDVIIMIQVPQSKWDKDDFESEEEDVKSTQAPSNVGKPASVVKNVSAKPTNPVKHNEKENEPLEKTQKTAKEANYESSQHEAKSSKNSVSNEKGKTKDRDHSVSDKDASERRKSSVQPEKGHSERGTEQGNLKNLSQSSKDSRSSDKHDTGRGSSARDFTPNRDKKSDYDSSRDHSSFKRRDEKNELTRRKDSPSRNRESASGQKSKPREERTELSKKGTVESKRSSYSPQRDRRPYDHKTAYDSKRSSDEHKSLDRSSGKEREKHISETKSNKDRDTSGNKSSYKHGSPDAKNEREHATGQSDKSTVKSKPQLSHSSRLSSDLTRETDEAAFVPDYNESDSESNVSTKDEDSIGRNTRELKEKAVDKSKETAVKATLGQPGVSRNQSQSSPSVSRSRSQSPSESQTRSHSSSASSAESQDSKKKKKKKDKKKHKKHKKHKKHKKHTGNESELEKSQKHKHKKKKSKKSKDKEKEKEKDDQKVKSVAV from the exons ATGATGTCTCAGTCTGGCCATGAATATGATCCAATCAA tTACATGAAGAAACCTTTGGGTCCACCTCCACCATCCTATACGTGCTTTCGTTGTGGAAAACCTGGTCATTACATAAAGAATTGTCCAACAAATGGG GACAAAAATTTTGAGTCTGTTCCCAGGATTAAAAAGAGCACAGGAATTCCCAGGAGTTTCATGATGGAAGTGAAAGATCCCAATACAAAGGGTGCTATGCttacaaacacaggaaaatatgcaATACCAACTATTGATGC GGAGGCTTATGCTATAGGGAAGAAGGAAAAGCCCCCTTTCCTCCAGGAGGAACCATCCTCCTCCTCAGAAGAGGACGATCCTATTCCAGACGAATTGTTATGTCTAATCTGTAAAGATATAATGAATGATGCAGTTGTCATTCCCTGCTGTGGAAACAGTTATTGTGATGAAT GTATCAGAACATCACTACTGGAATCAGAGGAACATACCTGCCCAACTTGTCATCAAACAGATGTTTCCCCTGATGCTTTAATTGCCAACAAATTCTTACGCCAG GCTGTAAACAACTTCAAAAATGAAACTGGCTACACAAAAAGGCTCCGTAAGCAGACACAACCATCAAGACAGCCAGTTCAGCGGAACCTACAACCTGCAGTAAGGCCTTCAGTTTCTAGACAACAGGATCCTCTAATGATTCCAATCACTTCTTCACCTTCTCTAACATCGTCATTGACTCCTAGTCAACCATCTGTGATGACTACTTTGCCAGTAAATCAGTCTTCTGCCACCGCACCTGCTGCTGATATCTCTGCAACAATGTCCATATCTCTTCACTCTGAAAAACCAGAAGGACCTTTTCA tgatgcTGATAGTGTTATACCTCCTGCTGCTATTGTGACGGCCTCCGAACATTCTAAAACTTCTTCCTCTCTATCGATTAGCACTGTGATGGAAGAGAAG GGCTACCAGGTTCCTGTAATAAGACAGCCAGCATTACAAGGCCAGCTGACTTCACAAGGACAGTCAATACCCACTACTG gTCAGCCAATAAGAACCAATACGGTTCGCTCTGCAGGCAATAGGCCAGGCTGGGAACC AAGTTCAAATCGAGGACGCCCGCATAGTGAACGTACACAAAGGACTCAGGCCCCAACATTACCAGCATCAACACCTGTCTTTGTGACTGTGCCTCCACCTCCCCTGTTTCCTCCACCTCCCCATGCACTTCCTCTTCCACCGGGGGTACCTCCACCACAGTTTCCTCCTCAGTTTCCACCTGGTCAGCCTCCACCTGCTGGGTACAATGTCCCCCCACCGGGAtaccccccagctcctgcaaacATATCAACACCTTGGGTACCAACAGCAGTACCAACGGCTCATTCAAATACCATCCCAACGACACAAGCACCTCCTTTATCTAGGGAGGAATTTTACAGAGAGCAGCGGAGACTTAAAGAGGA agaaaagaaaaagtccAAACTCGATGAGTTTACAAATGATTTTGCTAAAGAACTGATGGAATACAAGAAGATTCAAAAGGAACGTAGACGCTCATTTTCCAG gtcCAAGTCACCATATAGTGCTTCATCTTACTCTAGAAGTTCATATACGTACTCCAAGTCAAGATCAGGTTCATCCCGCTCTCGTTCCTACTCTCGATCTTTTAGTCGCTCACACTCTCGTTCATACTCACGATCACCTCCATACCCaagaagaggcagggggaagaGTCGTAACTATCGTTCTAGGTCAAGGTCCCATGGATATCATCGTTCGAGATCAAGGTCACCCGCATATAGAAGATACCATTCACGATCAAGATCTCCAGCTTTTAGAGGCCAATCCCCCACTAAGCGGACTATACctcaaggagagggagagagagaatatattaACCGATATAGAGAAGTTCCACCATATGACATGAAAGCATACTATGGCAGATCTGTTGATTTTAGAGATCCATTTGAAAAGGAAAGATACAGAGAATGGGAAAGGAACTATCGAGAGTGGTATGAAAAGTTTTACAAGGGCTACGCTGCTGGAGCTCAGCCTAGACCTCCAGTGAATAGAGAGAACTTTTCTCCAGACCGATTTGGTCCACCAGGATCCAGGCGAGAGAATTCCCCATATGCTCGGGGTCGTAGAGAGGATTTTGCTAGTGGACAAAGCCATAGAAGTCGCAATATAGGAAGCAATTATCCAGAAAAGCCTTCAGGCCGAGAAGGCCACAACATTAAAGATCCTACAAAATCAAAGGAAAAGGAAGCTGAAAATCCATCAGGagatggcaaaggaaataaacataaaaagcatagaaagagaaggaaaggggaagagagtGAAGGCTTTCCCAATGCTGAGTTGTTGGAAGGCTCGCGAAAGCCCAGAGAGcctggtgggggggaagaaatTAAAACTGACTCACTGTTCATGCTCCCAAGTAGGGATGATGctacacctgtcagagatgagcCTATGGAAGCAGATTCCATTGCTTTTAAACCAGTAtctgaaaaggagaaaaaagagaAAGATAAACCTAAAGTAAAAGTTGACAAGACAAAACGGAAAACAGAAGGAACTGCCACTACCAAGAAAGACAGTTTAGTAAAACCATCTAAAGCACCCCAAGAAAAAGCAGAGGCTGATCGTGAAAAGTCTCCTCGAACTGAGCCTCCTGTGAAAAAAGCAAAGGAGGAGTTGCCAAAGACAGACAGTACTAAATCAACGTCATCTCAAAAGGATGAGAAGGCACTTGGCACACCACGGAAAGTTAACCCAAAAGTGACAAAAGAGCATCCAGAAACCAGACCAGCCAAGgacgaaaaagcaaagaaagagCATCCAAAAGAATCCAAGCCAGAAAAGCCATCAAGCAAGGAAGAGAAGTCAAAAAAACCGATGGAAAAAAGTAAACCTACTGATACAAaacctgaaaaaagaaaaagaaaggcagAGGAAAAGGAACATGAAACCACttcattaaaaacctctaaagcaGAAGTTGCTGAAGTGAAACCATCACCAAAGGGAAAAACTGAGCCTGATAGTGAAAAAGCAGAGAGATCTCCTGAAAAGGACAAAGCTGCTTGTCTGATTGCCCCAGCAAAAAAGATTAAACTAAACCGAGAAACAGGCAAAAAGATTGTAAGTGGGGAAAATGTACCTCCTACAAAAGAACCTGCCGAGAAACCCGAGCCACCCAGCAGCAAAGTTAAACAAGAAAAAGTGAAAGGAAAAATGAGAAGAAAAGTAACAGCAGCTGATGGATCCAGTTCAACTCTTGTAGATTACACCAG cACTAGCTCTACTGGAGGCAGCCCTGTTAGAAAGTCTGAAGAAAAGCCAGACGCAAAACGAACGGTCATTAAGACCATGGAAGAATACAATAATGATATAACAGCCCCTGCTGAAGATGTCATTATTATGATTCAGGTTCCTCAGTCAAAGTGGGATAAAGATGACTTTGAGTCTGAAGAGGAAGACGTTAAATCTACGCAAGCACCTTCAAATGTAGGAAAACCTGCTAGTGTTGTAAAAAATGTCAGTGCTAAGCCCACAAACCCTGTGAAacacaatgaaaaagaaaatgagcctttggaaaaaacacagaaaactgCAAAAGAAGCAAATTATGAAAGCTCCCAGCATGAAGCAAAAAGTTCAAAAAATTCTGTGTCAAATGAAAAAGGGAAAACCAAAGACCGGGATCATTCTGTGTCAGACAAGGACGCTTCTGAGAGAAGGAAGAGCAGTGTTCAACCAGAAAAAGGCCACTCAGAACGTGGGACTGAACAAGGAAACCTAAAAAACCTTTCTCAATCTTCCAAAGACAGCAGATCCTCAGATAAACATGATACTGGGCGTGGATCTTCTGCTAGAGATTTTACTCCTAACAGGGACAAAAAATCTGACTATGATAGCAGCAGGGATCATTCTAGTTTCAAGCGTAGAGATGAAAAGAATGAGTTAACGAGGAGAAAAGACTCCCCTTCTCGAAATAGAGAGTCGGCATCAGGCCAGAAGAGTAAACCAAGAGAGGAACGTACAGAATTGTCCAAAAAGGGAACTGTAGAGTCGAAAAGGAGCAGCTATAGCCCTCAGAGGGACAGAAGACCGTATGATCACAAAACAGCGTATGATTCCAAACGTTCATCCGATGAACACAAATCTCTAGATAGAAGTTCgggtaaagagagagagaaacacataTCAGAAACAAAGAGCAATAAAGACAGAGACACAAGTGGCAATAAATCCTCTTACAAACACGGATCACCGGATgcaaaaaatgagagagaacacGCTACTGGGCAAAGTGACAAGAGCACCGTCAAATCTAAGCCTCAGTTAAGCCACTCCTCTCGACTCTCTTCTGACTTAACTAGAGAAACTGATGAGGCTGCATTTGTACCAGACTACAatgaaagtgacagtgagagtaatGTGTCGACAAAAGATGAAGACTCTATAGGAAGAAATACTAGAGAACTGAAAGAAAAGGCAGTGGATAAATCTAAAGAGACTGCAGTTAAAGCAACGCTTGGCCAACCTGGCGTGAGTAGAAATCAGAGTCAAAGTAGTCCCAGTGTTAGCCGCAGTCGTAGTCAAAGCCCTTCTGAAAGTCAGACTCGAAGCCACAGCAGCAGCGCAAGCTCAGCAGAGAGTCAGGacagcaagaaaaagaaaaagaaaaaagacaaaaagaaacaTAAGAAGCATAAAAAACACAAGAAACATAAGAAACACACTGGAAATGAATCTGAATTGGAGAAAAGccaaaaacacaaacacaagaaGAAAAAATCCAAGAAGAGCaaagataaagaaaaggagaaagagaaagatgaCCAAAAAGTGAAATCTGTCGCAGTATAA
- the RBBP6 gene encoding E3 ubiquitin-protein ligase RBBP6 isoform X1 translates to MSCVHYKFSSKLNYDTVTFDGLHISLCDLKRQIMGREKLKAADCDLQITNAQTKEEYTDDTALIPKNSSVIVRRIPIGGVKSTSKTYVISRTEPVSGTSKAIDDSSASISLAQLTKTANLAEANASEEDKIKAMMSQSGHEYDPINYMKKPLGPPPPSYTCFRCGKPGHYIKNCPTNGDKNFESVPRIKKSTGIPRSFMMEVKDPNTKGAMLTNTGKYAIPTIDAEAYAIGKKEKPPFLQEEPSSSSEEDDPIPDELLCLICKDIMNDAVVIPCCGNSYCDECIRTSLLESEEHTCPTCHQTDVSPDALIANKFLRQAVNNFKNETGYTKRLRKQTQPSRQPVQRNLQPAVRPSVSRQQDPLMIPITSSPSLTSSLTPSQPSVMTTLPVNQSSATAPAADISATMSISLHSEKPEGPFHDADSVIPPAAIVTASEHSKTSSSLSISTVMEEKGYQVPVIRQPALQGQLTSQGQSIPTTGQPIRTNTVRSAGNRPGWEPSSNRGRPHSERTQRTQAPTLPASTPVFVTVPPPPLFPPPPHALPLPPGVPPPQFPPQFPPGQPPPAGYNVPPPGYPPAPANISTPWVPTAVPTAHSNTIPTTQAPPLSREEFYREQRRLKEEEKKKSKLDEFTNDFAKELMEYKKIQKERRRSFSRSKSPYSASSYSRSSYTYSKSRSGSSRSRSYSRSFSRSHSRSYSRSPPYPRRGRGKSRNYRSRSRSHGYHRSRSRSPAYRRYHSRSRSPAFRGQSPTKRTIPQGEGEREYINRYREVPPYDMKAYYGRSVDFRDPFEKERYREWERNYREWYEKFYKGYAAGAQPRPPVNRENFSPDRFGPPGSRRENSPYARGRREDFASGQSHRSRNIGSNYPEKPSGREGHNIKDPTKSKEKEAENPSGDGKGNKHKKHRKRRKGEESEGFPNAELLEGSRKPREPGGGEEIKTDSLFMLPSRDDATPVRDEPMEADSIAFKPVSEKEKKEKDKPKVKVDKTKRKTEGTATTKKDSLVKPSKAPQEKAEADREKSPRTEPPVKKAKEELPKTDSTKSTSSQKDEKALGTPRKVNPKVTKEHPETRPAKDEKAKKEHPKESKPEKPSSKEEKSKKPMEKSKPTDTKPEKRKRKAEEKEHETTSLKTSKAEVAEVKPSPKGKTEPDSEKAERSPEKDKAACLIAPAKKIKLNRETGKKIVSGENVPPTKEPAEKPEPPSSKVKQEKVKGKMRRKVTAADGSSSTLVDYTSTSSTGGSPVRKSEEKPDAKRTVIKTMEEYNNDITAPAEDVIIMIQVPQSKWDKDDFESEEEDVKSTQAPSNVGKPASVVKNVSAKPTNPVKHNEKENEPLEKTQKTAKEANYESSQHEAKSSKNSVSNEKGKTKDRDHSVSDKDASERRKSSVQPEKGHSERGTEQGNLKNLSQSSKDSRSSDKHDTGRGSSARDFTPNRDKKSDYDSSRDHSSFKRRDEKNELTRRKDSPSRNRESASGQKSKPREERTELSKKGTVESKRSSYSPQRDRRPYDHKTAYDSKRSSDEHKSLDRSSGKEREKHISETKSNKDRDTSGNKSSYKHGSPDAKNEREHATGQSDKSTVKSKPQLSHSSRLSSDLTRETDEAAFVPDYNESDSESNVSTKDEDSIGRNTRELKEKAVDKSKETAVKATLGQPGVSRNQSQSSPSVSRSRSQSPSESQTRSHSSSASSAESQDSKKKKKKKDKKKHKKHKKHKKHKKHTGNESELEKSQKHKHKKKKSKKSKDKEKEKEKDDQKVKSVAV, encoded by the exons AATACACAGATGATACTGCCCTGATTCCTAAGAACTCATCTGTAATTGTTAGAAGAATCCCTATTGGAGGAGTTAAATCTACAAGCAAAACATATGTCAT AAGTCGAACTGAACCAGTGAGTGGAACTTCAAAAGCA ATTGATGACTCTTCTGCATCTATTTCTCTGGCCCAGCTTACAaag ACTGCCAATCTGGCTGAAGCCAATGCTTCcgaagaagataaaataaaagctATGATGTCTCAGTCTGGCCATGAATATGATCCAATCAA tTACATGAAGAAACCTTTGGGTCCACCTCCACCATCCTATACGTGCTTTCGTTGTGGAAAACCTGGTCATTACATAAAGAATTGTCCAACAAATGGG GACAAAAATTTTGAGTCTGTTCCCAGGATTAAAAAGAGCACAGGAATTCCCAGGAGTTTCATGATGGAAGTGAAAGATCCCAATACAAAGGGTGCTATGCttacaaacacaggaaaatatgcaATACCAACTATTGATGC GGAGGCTTATGCTATAGGGAAGAAGGAAAAGCCCCCTTTCCTCCAGGAGGAACCATCCTCCTCCTCAGAAGAGGACGATCCTATTCCAGACGAATTGTTATGTCTAATCTGTAAAGATATAATGAATGATGCAGTTGTCATTCCCTGCTGTGGAAACAGTTATTGTGATGAAT GTATCAGAACATCACTACTGGAATCAGAGGAACATACCTGCCCAACTTGTCATCAAACAGATGTTTCCCCTGATGCTTTAATTGCCAACAAATTCTTACGCCAG GCTGTAAACAACTTCAAAAATGAAACTGGCTACACAAAAAGGCTCCGTAAGCAGACACAACCATCAAGACAGCCAGTTCAGCGGAACCTACAACCTGCAGTAAGGCCTTCAGTTTCTAGACAACAGGATCCTCTAATGATTCCAATCACTTCTTCACCTTCTCTAACATCGTCATTGACTCCTAGTCAACCATCTGTGATGACTACTTTGCCAGTAAATCAGTCTTCTGCCACCGCACCTGCTGCTGATATCTCTGCAACAATGTCCATATCTCTTCACTCTGAAAAACCAGAAGGACCTTTTCA tgatgcTGATAGTGTTATACCTCCTGCTGCTATTGTGACGGCCTCCGAACATTCTAAAACTTCTTCCTCTCTATCGATTAGCACTGTGATGGAAGAGAAG GGCTACCAGGTTCCTGTAATAAGACAGCCAGCATTACAAGGCCAGCTGACTTCACAAGGACAGTCAATACCCACTACTG gTCAGCCAATAAGAACCAATACGGTTCGCTCTGCAGGCAATAGGCCAGGCTGGGAACC AAGTTCAAATCGAGGACGCCCGCATAGTGAACGTACACAAAGGACTCAGGCCCCAACATTACCAGCATCAACACCTGTCTTTGTGACTGTGCCTCCACCTCCCCTGTTTCCTCCACCTCCCCATGCACTTCCTCTTCCACCGGGGGTACCTCCACCACAGTTTCCTCCTCAGTTTCCACCTGGTCAGCCTCCACCTGCTGGGTACAATGTCCCCCCACCGGGAtaccccccagctcctgcaaacATATCAACACCTTGGGTACCAACAGCAGTACCAACGGCTCATTCAAATACCATCCCAACGACACAAGCACCTCCTTTATCTAGGGAGGAATTTTACAGAGAGCAGCGGAGACTTAAAGAGGA agaaaagaaaaagtccAAACTCGATGAGTTTACAAATGATTTTGCTAAAGAACTGATGGAATACAAGAAGATTCAAAAGGAACGTAGACGCTCATTTTCCAG gtcCAAGTCACCATATAGTGCTTCATCTTACTCTAGAAGTTCATATACGTACTCCAAGTCAAGATCAGGTTCATCCCGCTCTCGTTCCTACTCTCGATCTTTTAGTCGCTCACACTCTCGTTCATACTCACGATCACCTCCATACCCaagaagaggcagggggaagaGTCGTAACTATCGTTCTAGGTCAAGGTCCCATGGATATCATCGTTCGAGATCAAGGTCACCCGCATATAGAAGATACCATTCACGATCAAGATCTCCAGCTTTTAGAGGCCAATCCCCCACTAAGCGGACTATACctcaaggagagggagagagagaatatattaACCGATATAGAGAAGTTCCACCATATGACATGAAAGCATACTATGGCAGATCTGTTGATTTTAGAGATCCATTTGAAAAGGAAAGATACAGAGAATGGGAAAGGAACTATCGAGAGTGGTATGAAAAGTTTTACAAGGGCTACGCTGCTGGAGCTCAGCCTAGACCTCCAGTGAATAGAGAGAACTTTTCTCCAGACCGATTTGGTCCACCAGGATCCAGGCGAGAGAATTCCCCATATGCTCGGGGTCGTAGAGAGGATTTTGCTAGTGGACAAAGCCATAGAAGTCGCAATATAGGAAGCAATTATCCAGAAAAGCCTTCAGGCCGAGAAGGCCACAACATTAAAGATCCTACAAAATCAAAGGAAAAGGAAGCTGAAAATCCATCAGGagatggcaaaggaaataaacataaaaagcatagaaagagaaggaaaggggaagagagtGAAGGCTTTCCCAATGCTGAGTTGTTGGAAGGCTCGCGAAAGCCCAGAGAGcctggtgggggggaagaaatTAAAACTGACTCACTGTTCATGCTCCCAAGTAGGGATGATGctacacctgtcagagatgagcCTATGGAAGCAGATTCCATTGCTTTTAAACCAGTAtctgaaaaggagaaaaaagagaAAGATAAACCTAAAGTAAAAGTTGACAAGACAAAACGGAAAACAGAAGGAACTGCCACTACCAAGAAAGACAGTTTAGTAAAACCATCTAAAGCACCCCAAGAAAAAGCAGAGGCTGATCGTGAAAAGTCTCCTCGAACTGAGCCTCCTGTGAAAAAAGCAAAGGAGGAGTTGCCAAAGACAGACAGTACTAAATCAACGTCATCTCAAAAGGATGAGAAGGCACTTGGCACACCACGGAAAGTTAACCCAAAAGTGACAAAAGAGCATCCAGAAACCAGACCAGCCAAGgacgaaaaagcaaagaaagagCATCCAAAAGAATCCAAGCCAGAAAAGCCATCAAGCAAGGAAGAGAAGTCAAAAAAACCGATGGAAAAAAGTAAACCTACTGATACAAaacctgaaaaaagaaaaagaaaggcagAGGAAAAGGAACATGAAACCACttcattaaaaacctctaaagcaGAAGTTGCTGAAGTGAAACCATCACCAAAGGGAAAAACTGAGCCTGATAGTGAAAAAGCAGAGAGATCTCCTGAAAAGGACAAAGCTGCTTGTCTGATTGCCCCAGCAAAAAAGATTAAACTAAACCGAGAAACAGGCAAAAAGATTGTAAGTGGGGAAAATGTACCTCCTACAAAAGAACCTGCCGAGAAACCCGAGCCACCCAGCAGCAAAGTTAAACAAGAAAAAGTGAAAGGAAAAATGAGAAGAAAAGTAACAGCAGCTGATGGATCCAGTTCAACTCTTGTAGATTACACCAG cACTAGCTCTACTGGAGGCAGCCCTGTTAGAAAGTCTGAAGAAAAGCCAGACGCAAAACGAACGGTCATTAAGACCATGGAAGAATACAATAATGATATAACAGCCCCTGCTGAAGATGTCATTATTATGATTCAGGTTCCTCAGTCAAAGTGGGATAAAGATGACTTTGAGTCTGAAGAGGAAGACGTTAAATCTACGCAAGCACCTTCAAATGTAGGAAAACCTGCTAGTGTTGTAAAAAATGTCAGTGCTAAGCCCACAAACCCTGTGAAacacaatgaaaaagaaaatgagcctttggaaaaaacacagaaaactgCAAAAGAAGCAAATTATGAAAGCTCCCAGCATGAAGCAAAAAGTTCAAAAAATTCTGTGTCAAATGAAAAAGGGAAAACCAAAGACCGGGATCATTCTGTGTCAGACAAGGACGCTTCTGAGAGAAGGAAGAGCAGTGTTCAACCAGAAAAAGGCCACTCAGAACGTGGGACTGAACAAGGAAACCTAAAAAACCTTTCTCAATCTTCCAAAGACAGCAGATCCTCAGATAAACATGATACTGGGCGTGGATCTTCTGCTAGAGATTTTACTCCTAACAGGGACAAAAAATCTGACTATGATAGCAGCAGGGATCATTCTAGTTTCAAGCGTAGAGATGAAAAGAATGAGTTAACGAGGAGAAAAGACTCCCCTTCTCGAAATAGAGAGTCGGCATCAGGCCAGAAGAGTAAACCAAGAGAGGAACGTACAGAATTGTCCAAAAAGGGAACTGTAGAGTCGAAAAGGAGCAGCTATAGCCCTCAGAGGGACAGAAGACCGTATGATCACAAAACAGCGTATGATTCCAAACGTTCATCCGATGAACACAAATCTCTAGATAGAAGTTCgggtaaagagagagagaaacacataTCAGAAACAAAGAGCAATAAAGACAGAGACACAAGTGGCAATAAATCCTCTTACAAACACGGATCACCGGATgcaaaaaatgagagagaacacGCTACTGGGCAAAGTGACAAGAGCACCGTCAAATCTAAGCCTCAGTTAAGCCACTCCTCTCGACTCTCTTCTGACTTAACTAGAGAAACTGATGAGGCTGCATTTGTACCAGACTACAatgaaagtgacagtgagagtaatGTGTCGACAAAAGATGAAGACTCTATAGGAAGAAATACTAGAGAACTGAAAGAAAAGGCAGTGGATAAATCTAAAGAGACTGCAGTTAAAGCAACGCTTGGCCAACCTGGCGTGAGTAGAAATCAGAGTCAAAGTAGTCCCAGTGTTAGCCGCAGTCGTAGTCAAAGCCCTTCTGAAAGTCAGACTCGAAGCCACAGCAGCAGCGCAAGCTCAGCAGAGAGTCAGGacagcaagaaaaagaaaaagaaaaaagacaaaaagaaacaTAAGAAGCATAAAAAACACAAGAAACATAAGAAACACACTGGAAATGAATCTGAATTGGAGAAAAGccaaaaacacaaacacaagaaGAAAAAATCCAAGAAGAGCaaagataaagaaaaggagaaagagaaagatgaCCAAAAAGTGAAATCTGTCGCAGTATAA